In the genome of Corynebacterium glucuronolyticum DSM 44120, the window GCAGGCCGTAACCGGAGACCTGGCGCGGGAAGCGCCCCAACTCCTTCTCGATCAACTCCCGGTTGGGGCTGTACAGGGCGCGCAATTGGGCGTCGAGAAGCTCATCATCACAACCATCGGACGTGAACGTGACCTCGCGGCCGTCAGCCAGAGCCAACGTGACGTCCACGAGGTTATCCGCCGACGTGCCGTACGCGACCGAGTGCGAACCGCACGCATTGTTCGCCACCATGCCGCCGATCGTGCAGCGGGAATGCGTCGACGGGTCCGGGCCGTAGGTGAGGCCGAACTCGGCGGCCGCCTCGCGCAGGCGATCGCACACCACACCTGGCTCGACCACCGCCGTCTTCGTCTCGGGATCGATCTCGAGAATGCGGTTGAAGTGCCGCGATGTGTCGATCACCAGGCCGTCGCCGATCGCGTTGCCTGCGACGGACGAGCCTCCACCGCGGCCGACGATCGCCCACCCGCGCTCACGGGCCAACGCGATGCCGGCCAGCACATCCTCGCGTGACGACGGCTCCAACACCGCCGCCGGGACACGCCGGAACAATGACGCATCAGAGGAATACGCCGCACGCGTCGGCATATCTTTGCGCAATTTAGTCACGATAGACGAGGTGGTTTCAGGTAACATGTTATTCCTTATGACGACAATGGCTGACGCGGTAGTTAATTATGTGCGGGATGCGATCCACGACGGCGACATGCGCCCGGGTGACTGGTACAGCGTAATCCAGCTTGCCGAAGAGATGGGTGTGTCCCGCTCCCCTGTGCGCGAGGGGCTGCTCAGGCTAGAGGAAGCCGGACTTGTGAAGTTTGTGAAAAACCGGGGCTTCCAAATCTTTCCTCCCTCCCCAGGTAACGTCGCAGAAATCTTCGCGGTGCGCCTCGGCATCGAGCCTGCGGCTGCCTACCGCGCGGCGCTCCACCGACAATCTTCGCACCTCAGCGAGGTATACGAGCTGCTCGAACTCATGCAGCGCGCCGCCGATGCCGACGACGAACGGGAATTCTTCATTCACGACCGCGCCTTGCACTCCCTGTTTTTCCGCATGAGCGGCTCCCGGTTCGGCGATAACGTCGTGTCCCGGCTGCGCGACATCACCAACATTCTGGGGCACACCACCGCGCACACCTCGCGATCGCTGCAGAACATCCTGGATGAGCACCGCCCCATCATCGAGGCGATTATCTCGCAGGATGCCGGCGAAGCACGCGAAGAGATGTTTTCCCACCTCACCACGACCGGCAAGCTGCTTGTGCGGCAGGCGGTGGTGGCAGGAGGTGCCTCCGGCACGGAGGAGGTCGGTGCCATCGTGGAGAAAGTCTGGGCAGAACACGTCGACGGCCTCTAATCCTCCGGGTGCCGAATGTGCTCCTCGCGCTCCTTCTGGATGCGCCTGGCGGCACGGGCTTCCGGGCGATAACCCAGCACAAACGCGCAGATCGCACACAGCGTGGCTGAGCCGAACACCCACGGTGCCAGGTGCGACTTCACGCCCGTGATGAGATCCCCGCTTGTTGCGAAGAGGCCGACCGTCTGCAGGCCCACGAGCACGACTCCGCCGACCATGAAGGCGATTAGGAAGACGAAGAAGAGGATGCGAAACAGTTTAAAAAAGGCAGTCATTTCTTACACTCCTGGAACGTAGACGGGGATAAGGCCCATACCGACCAACCACGCGAGGAGGATCATCGGGAGGACAAAGTACATGATCAGCGGCACGAACATCTTCGTCGGGTTGGCATCGGCCATCGCCGCCGACAGATAGATCGGGGCACCGACCGGCGGCGACGCGCCCTCGGTCGACGTGCACAGCAACGTCACGACAATCGCCACCGTCGGGTCAATGCCCACGGCCGTCAGCGCCGCCACGGCGGGGGCACCGATCGCGGCCGCCGTTGCCGTCGACGACAGTGGCGTCGCCACCACAACCGCCAACACACCAACAATGACAATCATGGCCCACTTCGGCAGATCCATCGCGCCGAGCGTGTTCGACAGCTGATCACCCACGCCGAGTTCCTCCATGATCGCAGCTGCGGCGAGCGCCGCAAACAGGGAGATACCGACTGTGGCAAAGCTTGGAAGATCCTGCACGATCTGCACCCTGAACTGCGCATTGTTCCGGCGGATTCTACTCGCACCTTCAATCAGCGCAATCAGCGTGATGAGCACCGGCACCCAGACGATGATGGAAATCGCCTTCACACCGTCCGCGCCAACGCCCGTGGATTCCTTCAACCAGTTCGCCAGCGGGCCAATGGTCAGCAGCACGGGGATGAGGATGCCCATGAAGATCGACGGCGAGCGCCACCCCTGCGACCACGCTTGCTTAAACGGCACGATCTGGTCCTTCGGCGTGGCAGGAATCTTGTCCTTCCGGGTCCAGAACCACACCACCGCCAGGCGGTACAGCACCGCGTACGCGCCCGCGCACGCCAACGCCACGTACACCTGGCTTGCTGAGGAAGCTGCGGCCGCCGGCATCGCGAGGATGATAAACATCGTTGAGTTCGGCGGCAGCGCCACACCCAAACCCGAGTTGCCCGCAACCAGCGTCGCCGCCCTGTTTGGGCTAAATCCGGTCTGCTTCATCCACGGGATCGTCACCGAACCGACCGTCGCGGAGTTGCCCGCCGTGGACCCGGCGATGAGCCCCATCATGGCGGAGGCGAACGTGGACACGTAACCTGCGCCACCCCGCAGCCTGCCAAACAACGAGTTCAAAATAGTGATCAACCGGTCAATCAGACCCGTTGACTGCACGATGATGCCCATGAACACAAACGCCATACCGGCGAACGTGACCTCAGACGAGACCGCCGACGTAATGCCATGCCACAACAGCTCCGGCGCCCGCGTCCCGCCGACCAGCGCGACGCCGACCAGGCCGAGTAGCAGCGCCTCCGCGATATTGCGTTTCAGCAGCACGTTGACGACAACTGTGATCGCGATAAAGACAAGCAACGCTACGATGCCCATGCTTCACTCCCTTCTTTTGTATTCAGGTAATGCCCTGCAGAATACGGCGTAACATGTTACTGGCGCGAGGGTTTTGGTAAATTTCCCCCAAATGGGGTGACTCATGGGTTTATGTCCGGGAGTTATGGTACGACTTTTAGACATTTTTCGCGTTCGATTGAACACTTTCGGGGGCTAAGACGTGTTACCCCCTGCGTAGAGCGTGCCCGACATGCCGTGCGCTCCGGCGTGGAGCTCCCCGCTGCCGACCCACACGCACGAGGAGCCGTGGAGGTTTACGCCACCGGCAGGGGCACATAGTAAAAAGAGATTCACACTTTCACCATTTACCGACGTTTCCACTGGTAGACAAAGTGTGAAATAGTGAAAATTTGGTTTTACATAGTGAATTAGCAGGTCACGTGCGATAAACAGCGCTTTTTCACGCTCTATGCAGCACCAAATAGGGAAACCCGCTGGTCAGAAAATAGTGAATGTTTTGATGTTAAAGTATTTGCCACTTTGAAGGCTCCTATGACTATTAGGTTCGTCATAATTACCATTTACGGCGACTATGGTAGTCTTTTCACTATGGTAGACGGCAGGAATCGGCTCCGCGGCTACAACATTTCTCGCGAGGTGACGACCATCGGGGAGCACATTCGCGGATGGCGCATGGTGTTGGGACTGACAGCGCAGCAAGTGTGCGAGCGTGCGCAGATTTCTCGAGACACTCTTCGCAAGATCGAAAATGGGGATACCACCGCAAGCTCCGAATCCCTTTACCTCGTGCTTCGCGCAATTGGAATCTTAGATCTTGTGGTGAATGCCATCGATCCTTTTGAAAGCGAGATTGGCAGGTTGCGTGCGGATCGCATCCACAGGAAGAGGGCGCGGTAGCGATGACAGAGTCTGCAGAGGTCGAGGTTTTCCTTGACGGCACCTCCCCCACCAAAGTAGGGACAGCCTATTTCCATCGTGGGCCAC includes:
- a CDS encoding GntR family transcriptional regulator → MTTMADAVVNYVRDAIHDGDMRPGDWYSVIQLAEEMGVSRSPVREGLLRLEEAGLVKFVKNRGFQIFPPSPGNVAEIFAVRLGIEPAAAYRAALHRQSSHLSEVYELLELMQRAADADDEREFFIHDRALHSLFFRMSGSRFGDNVVSRLRDITNILGHTTAHTSRSLQNILDEHRPIIEAIISQDAGEAREEMFSHLTTTGKLLVRQAVVAGGASGTEEVGAIVEKVWAEHVDGL
- a CDS encoding TRAP transporter large permease subunit, whose protein sequence is MGIVALLVFIAITVVVNVLLKRNIAEALLLGLVGVALVGGTRAPELLWHGITSAVSSEVTFAGMAFVFMGIIVQSTGLIDRLITILNSLFGRLRGGAGYVSTFASAMMGLIAGSTAGNSATVGSVTIPWMKQTGFSPNRAATLVAGNSGLGVALPPNSTMFIILAMPAAAASSASQVYVALACAGAYAVLYRLAVVWFWTRKDKIPATPKDQIVPFKQAWSQGWRSPSIFMGILIPVLLTIGPLANWLKESTGVGADGVKAISIIVWVPVLITLIALIEGASRIRRNNAQFRVQIVQDLPSFATVGISLFAALAAAAIMEELGVGDQLSNTLGAMDLPKWAMIVIVGVLAVVVATPLSSTATAAAIGAPAVAALTAVGIDPTVAIVVTLLCTSTEGASPPVGAPIYLSAAMADANPTKMFVPLIMYFVLPMILLAWLVGMGLIPVYVPGV
- a CDS encoding helix-turn-helix domain-containing protein, with protein sequence MTIRFVIITIYGDYGSLFTMVDGRNRLRGYNISREVTTIGEHIRGWRMVLGLTAQQVCERAQISRDTLRKIENGDTTASSESLYLVLRAIGILDLVVNAIDPFESEIGRLRADRIHRKRAR